DNA sequence from the Salmo trutta chromosome 28, fSalTru1.1, whole genome shotgun sequence genome:
tggggtgtcagttgttgatgtgtgcaagggtccctggttcgagcccaggttggggcgaagagagggacggaacctacactgttacactatgACGGTACATCCGTCATGAGCGGAAAGCATTCTGGTGTGTCTGCACGGATTAAAAACAGTGCAAGATTTGCATTTTATGTGCACTGTAATGCACATTGTTTGAAATTCGTTCTTGTCGATGCTGTAAAATCAGTGCTTGAGGCAGTTAACTTTTTTGCTCTCCTGCAGAAGCTTAATAACTTTGTATCTGGCTCATACATTCATCTCAAGTGGCTTGCAGTTCAGAAAGAGCCATATCCACAGCAGCAGCCCAGGGAACCTCAGAGACTTACGGATGTAAGGTGGGCATGCAGATACATGGCATGCCGTAATCTGAGGGACAGGCTTCCAGCAGTTCTGAGAGTGCTACAGGATATCACACTTGAAAATAGTGGAGGCAAGGGGCCTTCTTTCTCAGATAGATTTACATTTCATAGGGCTTTTGGTTAACTTTTGTAAAGTGCTTGGTGATGCCAAATGTCTTTCTGACATTCTCCAATCAAGCTCTCTTGACCTAGCAAGCTCTGTGGATCTAGTATGTGCccttacagacacattacaggacTTCAGAAGTGAGGGTTACTTTGGAGAACTATGGAAAGAGGTTGAGAGATTGCAGAGCACTGCAAAATAAGTGTACAAACAGTATGTAAAAGGCAGCCTAAAACAAGCTTAAGATTTCACGACTCATTGATGATGAGCACTGTAGGACAGAAAAATAGTGACCAAAGTGATGGTGAGAGCTTCCAAAGAGCTATCTTTTATCAGGTGCTTGACAGTCTCACAGCTGAGCTACAGAGGCGTTTTTCAAAAATAATTGTGAGATAATGCAAGGGGTCCAGTCTCTCAACCTAAAGAGTACAACAttcttgactttgttgtgtttCTAGAACCGTATAAAGAGGTCTTCCATAAGCTATTTCGACATTGTAAGATTTATGTTGTTATACCAGTCAGCAGTGCTTCTTGCGAGAGAAGCTTCTCAgctttaaaatggattaaaacccACCTTAGGACAACAATGGTTGATGACAGGTTAAGTCACCTCGGAATTCTCAGTGTTGAGTCAAGGAGGGCATGCTCCCTCAACGTGGATGTGTTTGTGAAACATTTTGCCAGTTCTCACCAGAACCGCAGAATTATGCTGTTTTAAATCTACCTAGGATAATTTGGCACTTAGACAGTCCCTCTGGTCATAATTAAAACCTGCACTGTGTACTAGCTAGTACAATGACATTATACAATTATAAATCCAAAGGGTATCATGTCAGATTTAATTTGGCCTTGATTAGGCCAATTCCAAAACGTATCTTTGCTATTAGTTAAcataatatacagtatctcacaaaagtgagtaatgactattctacaatgtagaaaatagtaaaattatagaaaaaccctggaataataggtgtgtccaaacgtttgactggtgctgtatacatatatatatattatttttatttattttttattttaaggaactcagtccggctttcaacttactcttgaaagttgcaccctactgtagtgtactgtattgtGCTGTACTGAATTCTACTCTGCTGTCCTGTACtttactgtgttctactgtgaactactgtgatgtccaaacttatGAAACATAGACGTCTGTGACTGGTACAGATTTGGTCTGATCCGTAacaaccaaatttggtcttgaTTGGGGGttgaataatagccagtgtgtagaacaATACCCAAGCATGCAAAGGAAGCTTTCCTACCTTTGTGTAGGATTCAGGATACATCCCCATGAAGAGAATTACATCCATAATCCATAATTTCTGTATAGTCCaaatcagggacccatgatgtcatTATGTTACTATCATTCTGTTACTGGGtgttaatccacttcacttaggcctagattcaatcagatcaagtgttAACTGGCGATAGCAGACACCCAAATAGAGGATGTTTTGGTGGTCTCAAAGGTGGAACTGCGTTATAGCCGTCAAattggtgagcagctgctcttgcgatcattgtcacaaagccacacTTGCCCCAcccgttagaagttcagaacgagaaagtgtaggctatatagaaataattacaCTCAAATTGAAAAATCATGAAATCAATCATGAGGGTTTCAGTCATCCTattgtagattacatctcacaatCCAGTGTTAGAACTTCTAAACAAGGCTGCATTGAATTTCTTGTAATGCGACgctgtgcagccaatggcaatgtccgctttaagTATACAGTTCTTTCTCAAACACCGCCAAAACAACAGCTATGCGGATGCCGACTAGagcggatctgattgaatagagcgcttactgtagttcaataaccaaaataaatgttttcaaactcaaggtgttaTATCATAGTTGACACCCCATTccttctgcagacatctttgaatcttaattcagagtAGATATTTAAGAGTTTTGGGAAAACGTGGTCACATTTtaccatcattctgttaccaaactttacatctgcacagttcttcgagtgaatgtgtttttgtaaaatctTCTGTGGAAATGATTAAAAGTAGTTATTGCGCATgcagttgtatggtttgtttaactatGCAATCAATCGTTTTTGTTTGGAATActtttaaagtaaaaaaatcGTAGTCTCAGTGTTACGTGGAATTGCCCAAATGCAACTCAGTATTTACTTCATCATGTGCAGACGCAATTACTTCTAGGGGACCACAGTATTAATTATTTCATCATCAGTATGAGGTTCCAGTTAAACTGTTACACAAAGGGACACGCTGCCTTAGATCATCTGGATTATAAATATTGCTCATATCGCAAAGTTCATCATCTGGAAATTGGATTAAATTATTCACCATGCCTCCAATTGGTCTATTCCTCAAACTAGAGTTGAGTTCATAGATCACCTGTTGCAAAGTAGCTGAAAAATAGATGTGTAAGACACCATTTTGATGCTGTTAATGAATTCCTCATATACCATAATTCCCGCAAAGTTACTTAACATTTGGAATTTAGAGAAACATTTTATCAGTCCTACAGTACATGTGATTGTAGATGTTCTCAAGACAATTATGATAAACAACTGTTCTTAAACTTTAAGCAGAGGCATTAAAACTCCAAAGGGAAAATTTCCAGCTTGGAGATACCCAGGTAGTGGAGGAAgtcctttaataataataataatcaggaAACAGGAAGACCTGGCAAGAGGAGATAAGATGCTCTGAAGCCCAAAACAAACTGGAGTGGAAAAACAGGTGGAATTATAGGAGGGGAAAAAAGAAGTGGGGTGTTGGGAGGTGGGACGGTGAAAGGGGGGGCATCAGCCATGCAGAATAATAGACTACACCTCATCTCATCATTATGAAGTTTGGACAGTTTCTTTTTTTCAACAGTTAGTCCATCCACAGATGTGTTTGTGAGTTAAGCAAATAGCAATTGTTGTGCGCATTTGTTTTCAGCAATGAGACATTAGCTTGCTGTGTATGTTGCTGGTGTGAGCAGAGTTCATACATGTACGTTAATAGGACATAGCTGAACGTCAGTCCATTGCTGTGGCTTCGTGGGTAGCGATCAGTATTGAAAGGGATTAGAGCAGTAGGGGTAGGGTGGCTAGTGGAGGGTTTTGGAGATAAAAGCCTGTTGCTGGGTTATCATACAGTGAGCCTCACTCAGGATAAGACATCGGCGACCACTCAAGGCTCCATTGTACGTAACTTAGTTGTACTTCAGAACATGTCCATATACCTCATCTGATTTCGTTTGTCAATCTACTGTACTTTATCTGCTATTTACCAGGTCCTTACTTCACCATATTACTGTATACATGAATACAGTTCTTCTTAAGGAAGCCTTGTTTACATCGGTGCCACTATATAAGTCACTGAATTCAAAGTGGCCCGTTTTCccctatgtacagtacacccGTCCTTGGCGGTGATGCCTGTCTTTAGTCCTCCCAACTCACATTGTGTATGCCACCCAGTAGATCACATTGACGATGGCAAAGGTGGCTGGGAACACGGCCCTGGCGTAGACATCTATGGTGTCAGCTTGGAGAGGCTTACAAGCGCAACAACACTTAGAACAGCAACTACAGCACTtcttctcctgttctctctctactgACGCTCTGGCCCCCCGCCCCCTCCTATGCTCCACGTCCTCCTCACCGGGGTTCTCGGCACCGGAGCGCTGTGGACGGCGGCTGGAGACCATCAGGCCCTGGTTCATTCCGGCCACAGACAGGGAAAAGAGCACCATGGCCTGCTTCCCATTCTTCACGATCGACTGGAGAAATATCAATAGAGAAAGGCTACAAGTCAATTCCTTCGTGAAGTATCTTTACCTCACACCAAAGGAACTCAAAGGAAAACTTGCATGTTAAGAATTCAAGTGCTTGTAGGTTCTTACTACCTTTTTTGCACTTTGTGTCAATCCAATGTCCCTTGAACACTGTATGAATGTTGTGGTACAAATGGGTCAAATGAGGAACGGGCCTAGCACTAAACACCACAGGTTGGGGAGCGTTGTCCTTCCTTCTTACCTCTGAGCTCATCTTGTTGGCCTTGCTCTTGGCCTTCTCTTTGAGCCTGTAGTCAGCGTTGTAGTGAGCGAAGGCGTACTCAATGAGCGCTGCGAACACAAACACGTAGCAGATCCAGAAGTACACATCCAGCGCTTTGATGGCCGAGGCTCGAGGGAGAGACGAGCGGGCACTCACCATCAGAGTGGTCATGGTGAGCACAGTGGTGATCCCTTTATCAAAATggaaattaaatatttattttgaatAGAAAAGAGGTCCAGACTCAATCTTTGCAGTAaaataaagtgaaataaaaaagtgAAAGATAAATAAATTCCATACTGTTTAAGATGAAATTTTATTCCATTTATTTCACTGCAAAGACAGAGTACAAACATTTTTTCTATTCATTACAGATTACTTTTTGGTCTACGCACCACAAACAACCTAAGATAAGAATCTACAACTAGAACTGTAACGAAGGTTTCACATGTTTTATTAATCAAATATGTTGTCATGTATATCACATAACTATTAATATATGTCTCACTGATAATGCACTTTATTTTTAAGTTCTAGGGCAACATCCAGTcaatagttttttatttttactattttctacattgtagaataatagtgaagacatcaaaactatgaaataacacatatggaatcatgttgtaaccaaaaaagtgttaatcaaatcaaaatatatcttatatttgagattcttcaaagtagccaccatttgccttgatgacagctttgtacagtcttggcactctctcaaccagctttacctggaatgcttttctagtcttgaaggagttcccacatatgctgagcacttgttggctgcttttccttcactctgcggccaacttatcccaaaccatctcaaatgggttgatagtcccactaagcgcaaaccagaggggatggcgtatcgctgcagaatgctgtggtagccatgctggataaatgtgccttgaattctaaataaatcactgacagtctcaccagaaaagcacccccacaccatcataccctctcctccatgcttcacggtgggaaccacacatgctgagataatccgttcacctactctgcgtctcacaaagacacagcgattggaaccaaaaatcttacatttggactcatcagaccaaaggacagatttacacctgtctaatgtccattgctcgtgtttcttggcccaagccagCCTCTTCTTCATTTCCTtgagtaatggtttctttgcagtaattcgaccatgcaggcctgattcacgcagtctcctctgaacagttgatgttgtgatgtgtctgttatttgaactctgtgaagcatttatttgggctgcaatttctgaggctggtaactctaatgaacttatcctctgcagcagaggtaactctgggtcttcctttcctgtggcggtcctcatgagagtcaatttcatcatagcgcttgatggtttttgcgactgcacttgaagaaactttcaaagttcttgaatttttccagattgactgaccttcatgtcttaaagtaatgatggactgtcatttctctttgcttatttgagctgttcttgccataatatggacttggtcttttaccaaatagggatatcttctgtatgccatccctaccttgtcacaacacaactgtcaCAACACAATTGGCTCAAATAtattaagaagtaaagaaattccacaaattaacttttaacaaggcacacctgttaatttaaataaattggttgagagaataccaagagtgtgcaaagctgtcatcaaggcaaagggtggctactttgaagcatctgaatttgtttaacacttttttggttactacatgattccatatgtgttattccatagttttgatgtcttcactattattctacaatgtagaaaatagtaaaaattaagaaaaatgagtaggtgtgtccaaacttttcactggtactgtctATTTTTCAATATACACGCAGACACATTCAGTTCACCTTAAATTATTCTTGCCGTCTCATTCATCTGTGCTTTCTTAACACTCATACAGTATCTCTACTAACATACCCACAGTAAGCTAATGGCTGTATTCCGGGCCAACTAGATTGCAGACTTCGCCACCAATACACAGGAGGTtgttggcaccttaattggggagaacgggcttgtggtaatgactggagcggagtcagtggaatggcatcaaatacatcaaacacatggtttccaggtgttcgATGCCATTCGATTTGCTCCATTCtggtcattattatgagctgttctcccctcagcagcctccactgcaccAATATCACTAACAGAATACTCTTAACATGATACTAACCCAGGGATACACGAGCCGGAACTGCTGTTTGGCTTATCCAGAAGGACACCCAGGACATGGCGACCAATAGGATGGAGGGCATGTAGGACTGGATGATGTAGACGCCTCGGTTACGTCTCAACTGGAAGCGAAGGCTGAGCCGCGGGAAACGTCCGGCTTGGAGCGAAAAAGTAGACCAACATAAGCTTTTCGATCAATCAGTCAATCCATCAaaattatttataaagccctttttatatcaACAATTGTCACAAAGTCCTACAGTAACCTGACCAAGACCAAGACTCCAAAGAATAAGTTACAAGGAAAAAGTCTCTAGaaggaagaaaccttgagagggAACAGACTCAGGGGAGGGGGCACCTCCTCCTGGCTGTACCAGATTTCTCACTTGAAGAAGTCATAACATATAATCTACTCCATTCCCCTCATAAGTCTCCTCTCCTAAATAACATGAGCCATTCTGTCTGTGCATAAAAAATACCCACAGAGGTGTCTGGGTTCAAAACATATTAGTTAAAAAAATGATCTATAGGAGTCCTGGGGTCTCCTACATGTT
Encoded proteins:
- the LOC115165852 gene encoding gamma-aminobutyric acid receptor subunit delta isoform X2, with the translated sequence MAIEVASIDHISEANMEYTMTIFLRQSWRDDRLSYNHTNKTLGLDSRFVDKLWLPDTFIVNAKSAWFHDVTVENKLIRLQPDGVILYSSRITSTVACDMDLTKYPMDEQECMLDLESYGYSSEDIVYHWCESQIHIHGLDKLELSQFTIIDYKFVTETMNFKSAGRFPRLSLRFQLRRNRGVYIIQSYMPSILLVAMSWVSFWISQTAVPARVSLGITTVLTMTTLMVSARSSLPRASAIKALDVYFWICYVFVFAALIEYAFAHYNADYRLKEKAKSKANKMSSESIVKNGKQAMVLFSLSVAGMNQGLMVSSRRPQRSGAENPGEEDVEHRRGRGARASVEREQEKKCCSCCSKCCCACKPLQADTIDVYARAVFPATFAIVNVIYWVAYTM
- the LOC115165852 gene encoding gamma-aminobutyric acid receptor subunit delta isoform X1, with amino-acid sequence MEMITFMLANIALLNIRGNIFTRAELSDIGDYVGSDIQISWLPNLDELMKGYARNFRPGIGGPPVNVAMAIEVASIDHISEANMEYTMTIFLRQSWRDDRLSYNHTNKTLGLDSRFVDKLWLPDTFIVNAKSAWFHDVTVENKLIRLQPDGVILYSSRITSTVACDMDLTKYPMDEQECMLDLESYGYSSEDIVYHWCESQIHIHGLDKLELSQFTIIDYKFVTETMNFKSAGRFPRLSLRFQLRRNRGVYIIQSYMPSILLVAMSWVSFWISQTAVPARVSLGITTVLTMTTLMVSARSSLPRASAIKALDVYFWICYVFVFAALIEYAFAHYNADYRLKEKAKSKANKMSSESIVKNGKQAMVLFSLSVAGMNQGLMVSSRRPQRSGAENPGEEDVEHRRGRGARASVEREQEKKCCSCCSKCCCACKPLQADTIDVYARAVFPATFAIVNVIYWVAYTM